TGCGCGGCCGAGTACGCCGACACGGTGCGGCGGATGGTGCTCGCCCACAAGGAACGCGCCTGCCACGGGCTCGCCCGGCCGCTCGGCGAGCTGCTCGCCGTCGCGGTCGAGGCGGCCGCGGGACCGGGACCCCGCCCCGGTCCTGTCGTGCTGGTGCCCGTGCCCAGCCACCCGACGGTCGTGAGGACACGCGGCCACGACCCGCTGCTACGACTGACCCGGGCGGCTGCCGTCACCTTGCGCCGGCGTGGGGTGGCGGCCGCGGTCCGCCCCCTCCTGCGCGCCCACGCACGCCCGCGCGACCAGGCGGGCCTCGACGCGGTCGCCCGGGCGGCCAACCTGCGCGACGCCTTCGCCGTGCGCCCGGCTGCGGGGCTCGCTGCGGGACTCGCCTCCGGGCCGGCCGTCGGGGGACCCCTCCTGGTCGTCGACGACGTGCTCACCACCGGCGCCACCGCACGGGAGGCCCAGCGGGCCCTGGAGCGGGCCGGGGTGCCGGTGGACGCGGTCGCGGTGGTGGCGGCCACGACCCGGCGGCTGCCGCCCGGCCACCTGAGAAGCCGCCATGATGTGGACGATCGGGTTCCGTGGACCGTCGCGGAGGTCTAGCGTCTGTGCATGGAGTCCGTCCGGGTCCGTGGTTGCGCCGAGGAGGTGCGTCCCGGCTCGTCACGAGTCGTCGACGTCTCCTGGCTAGCCGATGCCAGTCGCAGGCGAAACGGTCCACGTAAGAGCCCCTCGCGGGCTCGATCACGGTGCGGCTTAGAGGTAAGTCCTGCCGTCGCGGGGGCGTCAGATGCGCCCCCGGCCGGCGAGAAGGCGGGTAGTGGCGGAGAAGCTGCGAGAGCCTCAGCAGGCGGTTGTGGGGTCGAAGACCAGGTCGGCCGGGCGGACTCCGCTTCCTGGTATCTCGGGACGCGCGCTCGACAGGGGGCGCGCGTGCACGACGTCGGACGGGTCCGGCGCAGTCGACCCGCACAAACACCGGAGGTGTGCATATGGACGTTGTCGTGAAGAGTCGCCACTGCGAGGTCTCGGACCGGTTCCGTGAGCACGTCGAGGAGAAGCTCAGTCGGCTCGAGAAGCACGACCACCGGGTCATCCGCATGGAGGTGGAGGTCGAGCTCGAGCGCAACCCGCGCCAGCACGACCGGGCCGTGAAGGTCGAGCTGACCGCGTTCTCGAAGGGCCCGGTGGTCCGGGCCGAGGCGGCTGCCGAGGACAAGCTGGGCGCGCTCGACCTGGCGCTGGACAAGATGGCGGCCCAGATGCGCCGCGCCGCCGACCGCCGCCGGGTGCACCACGGCCGGCGTACCCCGGTGTCGGTCTCGCAGGCGCTCGCCGGGCTGGAGGTCACCGAGAACGGCTCCGTGCTGACCCTGGACGAGGGCTCCACCGACGGCCCGGAGCTGACCGGCGGCCCGGACGTGACGACGGCGTCCGACGGCTCGATCGTGGTCCGGGAGAAGACCCACCCGGCCCGGCCGATGAGCCTGGACCAGGCGCTCTACGAGATGGAGCTCGTGGGCCACGACTTCTTCCTCTTCGTCGACAGCGAGTCCGCCCGACCCTCGGTGGTCTACCGCCGCAAGGGCTACGACTACGGGGTCATCGCCCTCACCCAGGACTGAGTCCGGGACCCCACCAGGCCCTTACGGGACCAACGGCACTCCTCGGGGGGACAGGGGTGAGGAGTATCCGTATTCGCTATCCCGCATAGTCCGTCCGTGCCATGATCGAGCGGTGGTCATCCCCCCGTCCTCCGCTCGATCCGGCACGTCCGACATCCGCGTGCTCGTCGTGGACGACCAGGAGCTGTTCCGCCGCGGGCTGACCATGCTGCTCGGGGTCGAGACGGACATCGAGGTGGTCGGGGAGGCCGCCGACGGCGCCGCCGCCGCGGCCCTGGCCGCCGGTTCCGCCCCCGACGTCGTCCTCATGGACGTCCGCATGCCCCGGCAGAGCGGCATCGAGGCCTGTGCGGCGGTGAAGGAGGCCGCGCCCCAGGCGCGGATCATCATGCTCACCGTCAGCGACGACGAGGCCGACCTCTACGACGCGGTCAAGAGCGGCGCGTCGGGCTACCTGCTCAAGGACTCCTCGATCGAGGAGGTCGCCCAGGCGATCCGCGTGGTGGCCGACGGCCAGTCGTTGATCAGCCCCTCGATGGCCATCAAGCTGCTCGACGAGTTCAAGCAGATGGCGCGCACCGACCGTCAGGCCGTGCCGACACCGCGCCTGACCGAGCGGGAGCTCGAGGTGCTGCGGCTGGTGGCGCAGGGCCTCAACAACCGCGAGATCGCCAAGCAGCTGTTCATCAGCGAGAACACCGTGAAGAACCACGTGCGCAACATCCTCGAGAAGCTCCAGCTGCACTCGCGCATGGAGGCGGTCATGTACGCCGTGCGCGAGAAGATCCTCGACATCCCCTGAGCGGCGCACCCCCTGCACCATGGCCCGGCCCGAGCACCTCACCCGCGCCCAGGCGCGCCGCATCGCCCTCGCGGCCCAGGGCTTCCTCGACCCGCGCCACGCGACGCCGTCCCTGCGCACCCTGAGCCGGACCGTCGCGCGCACCGGCGTGCTCCAGGTCGACTCGGTCAACGTGCTCCAGCGCGCGCACCACATGCCGCTGTTCAGCCGGATGGGTCCCTACGACACCGGGCTGCTCACGCGGGCCGCCGAGCAGCGGCCCCGGCGGCTGGTGGAGTACTGGGC
This DNA window, taken from Nocardioides sp. HDW12B, encodes the following:
- the raiA gene encoding ribosome-associated translation inhibitor RaiA, with protein sequence MDVVVKSRHCEVSDRFREHVEEKLSRLEKHDHRVIRMEVEVELERNPRQHDRAVKVELTAFSKGPVVRAEAAAEDKLGALDLALDKMAAQMRRAADRRRVHHGRRTPVSVSQALAGLEVTENGSVLTLDEGSTDGPELTGGPDVTTASDGSIVVREKTHPARPMSLDQALYEMELVGHDFFLFVDSESARPSVVYRRKGYDYGVIALTQD
- a CDS encoding ComF family protein, coding for MRDALVDLVLGSCCVGCGRAGRLLCGGCRAGLPHRGRSCPPTPCPAGLAAPWCAAEYADTVRRMVLAHKERACHGLARPLGELLAVAVEAAAGPGPRPGPVVLVPVPSHPTVVRTRGHDPLLRLTRAAAVTLRRRGVAAAVRPLLRAHARPRDQAGLDAVARAANLRDAFAVRPAAGLAAGLASGPAVGGPLLVVDDVLTTGATAREAQRALERAGVPVDAVAVVAATTRRLPPGHLRSRHDVDDRVPWTVAEV
- a CDS encoding response regulator transcription factor, giving the protein MVIPPSSARSGTSDIRVLVVDDQELFRRGLTMLLGVETDIEVVGEAADGAAAAALAAGSAPDVVLMDVRMPRQSGIEACAAVKEAAPQARIIMLTVSDDEADLYDAVKSGASGYLLKDSSIEEVAQAIRVVADGQSLISPSMAIKLLDEFKQMARTDRQAVPTPRLTERELEVLRLVAQGLNNREIAKQLFISENTVKNHVRNILEKLQLHSRMEAVMYAVREKILDIP